TTCACGCCCTCGACACCCAGCCGAAGCCACCGTCCCAGCAACACGATTACGAGGCGATCCTCAATTACATCTGTTACGGTTTTCCGAACCTAGCACCTCGCACTCAGTCCTCGATCGCTGCCACGTTCTCGGGCATGGCAGATTTATTTCAACGCGGGCTGTTACATCAGCTTCACAGTCAGGGGACGTCCCTCTCGCCTAGGGCTATCGACAACGGCGCCGTCATTGTGCTTGACCTTCCGCTGAAGACTTACGGCGACGTCGGGCTCTACTGCCAACTCGTCTGGAAGATGATGACGCAAAACTACCTGGAACGCCGTCCGGTCGATGCGAACACCACGCCGGCGTTCATCTTCATCGACGAGGCGCAGTTCTTCGCCAGCCAGCAGGCTGACGCGCTCTTCGCATCGACCTGCCGAGCCTCCCGCGTGGCCAATGTCCTCATCAGCCAGTCCGTCTCGGGCTTCGAGACAGCGTTCGGCTCGGGGGCGATGGGAAAGGCCCTGGCCGAGCAGCTCTTCGCCAACCTCTCGACGAAGGTGATCCACGCCACCTCGGACAACGGCACGGCCGAGTGGGCCAGCAATTTGATCGGAAAGAATTACCGCCTGTTGGGCAATAGTAGTTGTTCGCAAGGACCGGGCGGCGTCGATTGGGCCGCGATGGCCGGGATCGGCCCATCCTCCCAGCAGACTTCCAGCGGGTTTTCGGAATCGCTCCAGTA
This is a stretch of genomic DNA from Pirellulales bacterium. It encodes these proteins:
- a CDS encoding TraM recognition domain-containing protein codes for the protein MLSAGYGGLVLSVKRELPVWQEYCRMTQRVADLRVVDHTCRDCAFNFLDELVTYQGGDVGLTENIVSLFMEIGSIGSRHGGSKGDAQGDNQFFHLATKELLRNLISLLILATGRVSIPDLCRLVSVLPRTPDNVASAKWRESNWCFQLLHALDTQPKPPSQQHDYEAILNYICYGFPNLAPRTQSSIAATFSGMADLFQRGLLHQLHSQGTSLSPRAIDNGAVIVLDLPLKTYGDVGLYCQLVWKMMTQNYLERRPVDANTTPAFIFIDEAQFFASQQADALFASTCRASRVANVLISQSVSGFETAFGSGAMGKALAEQLFANLSTKVIHATSDNGTAEWASNLIGKNYRLLGNSSCSQGPGGVDWAAMAGIGPSSQQTSSGFSESLQYDVEPSEFAYLRTGGLENGLLVDGIAIRSGRPFQCTGKTWMPVTFSQQ